AACATACTCTACTTTTCCCGATCCATCCACAATAAAAAGGGCCTCGCTCAGGTTATCCAGCACGTGTCTCATGTATTCTATTTCTCCGGTAAGCGCTTCGATTTTTCTGTTTTTTTCTTTTATAAGCCTCCTGAGCGCATCATAAATACTTACAACTTCAACACTTTCATCGATCCCCGCTAATTGAGCAACTCGTTTCTTGATCTTAAGATACCTATTGAGCACACTCCTGCAACGCAAGAAGAGGAAAAACAGCAGCGCTGAAAGCGCTGCCATTATCACCAATGCCACTATCAACGTTCAGTCTTCCTTTCCTGGGTCTCTGAACTTGTACCCCTTTCCCCTAACAGTCATAATATATTTGGGATTTGAAGGGTCCTCTTCAATCTTTGTTCTCAATCTTCTGATGTGCACGTCGACAGTTCTTGTGTCACCATAGTAGTCATACCCCCACAGCTTATCGAGAAGCACATCCCTGCTAAAAACTTTTCCTTCATTCTCAGCAAGGAATCTCAGAAGCTCAAACTCGAGAGGGGTTAAGCTCACCAATTTGCCTCGCACTTTAACTTCGTATTTCTCCGTATCAATCTCAAGATCTCTAGCTGTGATTTTCTTCGGTCTCTCTTCTTTCGCCTGAATACTCTGCTGGATTCTCCTAAAAACGGCTCTGATTCTGGCAAGTACTTCTCTAACACTGAAGGGCTTCGTTATGTAATCGTCCGCACCCAGTTCGAGCCCAAGTACCTTATCGAATTCTTCGCTCCTGGCACTGAGGAAAATAACAGGGGTTTGCCTATACTTTTCAGAGCTCCTCAAGTTTCTGACGAGCTCAAAGCCATCCATTCCTGGGAGCATTATATCGACAATGAACATGTCGATTTCGTTGTCTTCGGATACACGCAATGCTTCTTCAGCATCATAGGCTTTGAACACGTCGTAACCTTCCTTTTTTAAGTTGAATGTCAGGAGTTCGACTATGGAAGGTTCG
This genomic interval from Kosmotoga pacifica contains the following:
- a CDS encoding response regulator transcription factor — encoded protein: MAKKNILVIDDEPSIVELLTFNLKKEGYDVFKAYDAEEALRVSEDNEIDMFIVDIMLPGMDGFELVRNLRSSEKYRQTPVIFLSARSEEFDKVLGLELGADDYITKPFSVREVLARIRAVFRRIQQSIQAKEERPKKITARDLEIDTEKYEVKVRGKLVSLTPLEFELLRFLAENEGKVFSRDVLLDKLWGYDYYGDTRTVDVHIRRLRTKIEEDPSNPKYIMTVRGKGYKFRDPGKED